In one window of Deltaproteobacteria bacterium DNA:
- a CDS encoding thiamine pyrophosphate-binding protein, giving the protein MAPHRKIEKPRAEWGSDVVVDLLKAFEFEYIAINPGATFRGLHDSLVNYGGNHAPEIILCNHEEIAVALAHGYARAKGRPMAAAVHNVVGLQHASMAIYNAWADRLPVIVLGGTGPMDSANRRPWIDWVHTANVQGNLVRDFCKWDDQPASVEAVPDSFIRAYRLATTDPMGPVYICYDGDVQEKKLAGDIPFDVSRYPAPLPLQAPEEGFEKTIQMILAAKRLVIVADWVGRREAGFNALGELAELLAAPVLDQLGRFNFPVQHPLNLTGQADKVIPRADLILALDVPDLEGATVRRAQERGNRRATPLLAANAKVINVALDDLLVRAWATDFNKLRQADLMILADTAVFLPELVRRLKAENKLADLKDDIATRHAEWGKINEEKKAALEKELQSKWDDKPVSMTRIYAEITEALKGEDWVLTNGSSQGKENLYLPATKFNQILGKYKGGGLGYGMPASLGAALAHKGSGKFCVNIQPDGDLLFTVSSIWTAVHHQIPLLSIVCSNRSYFNDEEHQERIAVVRNRPVENKTIGIRIEDPNVDFGAMARTYGCWGAGPITEPKDLIKTLREAVNIVKSGKPALVDVVCQMR; this is encoded by the coding sequence ATGGCACCACACAGAAAAATCGAAAAACCTCGGGCCGAGTGGGGATCGGATGTTGTCGTCGATCTCCTGAAGGCGTTCGAGTTCGAATATATCGCGATCAATCCCGGCGCGACCTTTCGCGGCTTGCACGACTCGCTGGTCAATTACGGCGGCAATCACGCGCCGGAAATCATTCTCTGTAACCATGAAGAGATCGCCGTCGCTTTGGCGCATGGCTATGCGCGCGCCAAGGGCCGGCCGATGGCCGCGGCGGTACACAACGTCGTCGGGCTGCAACATGCGTCGATGGCGATCTACAATGCCTGGGCGGACCGGTTGCCGGTGATCGTGCTCGGCGGCACGGGTCCGATGGATTCCGCCAATCGCCGGCCCTGGATCGACTGGGTGCATACCGCCAACGTGCAAGGCAATTTAGTCCGCGACTTCTGCAAGTGGGACGATCAGCCGGCGAGCGTCGAGGCGGTGCCGGATTCGTTCATCCGCGCTTACCGTTTGGCGACCACCGATCCGATGGGGCCGGTTTATATTTGCTACGACGGCGACGTGCAGGAAAAAAAATTAGCTGGCGATATTCCATTCGATGTCTCGCGTTATCCCGCGCCGTTGCCACTACAGGCGCCTGAAGAAGGTTTTGAAAAAACTATTCAGATGATTTTAGCGGCCAAGCGGCTGGTGATCGTCGCCGATTGGGTCGGGCGGCGCGAGGCTGGCTTCAATGCGCTCGGCGAATTGGCCGAGCTGTTGGCGGCGCCGGTGCTCGATCAGTTGGGCCGCTTTAATTTTCCCGTGCAGCATCCGCTCAATCTGACCGGACAGGCTGACAAAGTGATTCCGCGCGCCGATTTGATCTTGGCGCTCGATGTTCCCGATCTCGAAGGCGCCACCGTGCGGCGGGCGCAAGAGCGCGGCAACCGGCGCGCCACGCCGCTGTTGGCGGCCAATGCCAAAGTGATCAACGTTGCGCTGGACGATCTGCTGGTGCGCGCTTGGGCGACCGATTTCAACAAACTGCGCCAAGCCGATCTGATGATTCTCGCCGACACAGCGGTTTTTCTGCCGGAGCTGGTGCGGCGGCTCAAGGCGGAGAACAAACTCGCCGATTTAAAAGACGACATCGCCACGCGGCACGCCGAATGGGGCAAGATTAACGAGGAGAAAAAGGCCGCGTTGGAAAAAGAATTGCAATCGAAATGGGACGACAAGCCGGTGTCGATGACGCGCATCTACGCGGAAATTACCGAGGCGCTCAAAGGCGAAGACTGGGTGCTCACCAACGGCAGTTCCCAGGGCAAGGAGAATCTTTATTTGCCGGCGACCAAGTTCAATCAGATTCTCGGCAAATATAAAGGCGGCGGCTTGGGCTACGGCATGCCGGCATCGCTGGGCGCGGCCTTAGCGCATAAAGGCTCGGGCAAATTTTGCGTCAACATTCAGCCCGACGGCGATCTGTTATTCACCGTCAGTTCCATCTGGACCGCCGTGCACCATCAGATTCCCCTGCTCAGCATCGTGTGTAGCAATCGTTCCTATTTTAACGACGAAGAGCATCAAGAACGGATCGCCGTCGTGCGCAACCGGCCGGTGGAAAATAAAACCATCGGTATCCGCATCGAGGATCCCAACGTCGACTTCGGCGCCATGGCGCGCACCTACGGCTGCTGGGGCGCCGGGCCGATCACGGAGCCGAAGGATTTGATTAAAACTTTGCGCGAAGCTGTGAATATCGTGAAGTCAGGCAAGCCGGCGTTGGTCGATGTCGTGTGTCAGATGCGCTGA
- a CDS encoding glutathione S-transferase family protein, giving the protein MIQLYTWGTPNGKKVSIMLEEIAMPYEVHAINIGQGDQLKPEYLAINPNNKIPAIIDSDGPDGKPFKLFESGAILMYLAEKAGKLWPADLAQRYTVIQWLMFQMGGVGPMLGQANYFYRLEDKNPAAIERFYKEAVRLYRVLDKQLGESEYLTGAYSIADIATYPWVGRHDGHNVKLEEFANVKRWFDQISERPAVQRGMEIPKK; this is encoded by the coding sequence ATGATTCAACTTTATACTTGGGGAACGCCTAACGGCAAAAAGGTTTCCATCATGCTCGAAGAAATCGCCATGCCCTACGAAGTGCATGCGATCAATATCGGTCAGGGCGATCAGCTCAAGCCGGAATATCTGGCGATCAATCCGAACAATAAGATTCCCGCGATCATCGACAGCGATGGGCCGGACGGCAAGCCCTTCAAACTTTTCGAGTCCGGCGCGATTCTTATGTATCTCGCCGAAAAGGCGGGCAAGCTTTGGCCGGCGGATTTGGCCCAGCGCTACACGGTGATTCAATGGCTGATGTTTCAAATGGGCGGCGTCGGACCGATGTTAGGCCAGGCGAATTATTTTTATCGTCTCGAAGACAAAAATCCCGCGGCCATTGAGCGCTTCTACAAAGAAGCGGTGCGGCTCTACAGGGTGCTCGATAAACAACTGGGTGAAAGCGAATATCTCACCGGCGCCTACTCCATCGCCGATATCGCGACCTATCCCTGGGTCGGCCGCCATGATGGCCACAACGTCAAGCTCGAAGAGTTTGCCAACGTCAAGCGCTGGTTCGACCAGATTTCCGAGCGGCCGGCGGTACAGAGGGGGATGGAGATTCCAAAAAAATGA
- a CDS encoding MFS transporter, translating to MSDSIDSRAAALKRYGLVALAFLHIAVGRGLHGTFGVFFVAMLDAFGWSRATTAGAISLAIIFEGACLPWAGGLIDRIGGRKTLTLGGLVLFIGLGFASTISSIWQFYFWIGIVSAAGIALIGMVPHVAIITRNFPERKGTALGIAWAGGGVGIVMLVPVAQLMIDKWGWSPAYIGLAAITSLLVIPPVLYFLPRDNQAGGPQAKETNQESEKTSDSDWTVKRALSNRAFWLLFIARTLASLGNQIIVTHQIAHTVDVGYANVFAASMFGLMGVISIGGRILFGYLADVMNRQMVFTWVQIISAFGIVALLSIHDTSMPWLLYTYAVCYGLGQGSRALVLSAISADIFHGKHFGAIFGYFTFSIGLGGAIGAWLGGYLFDVTHSYAIPFWFSLACLVVSVFIVWAAGQAVKAQSERN from the coding sequence ATGTCTGATTCGATCGACAGTCGCGCCGCGGCGCTCAAACGCTATGGCTTAGTCGCTTTGGCGTTTCTCCACATCGCCGTCGGGCGCGGACTGCACGGCACCTTCGGCGTGTTTTTCGTCGCCATGCTCGATGCCTTCGGTTGGTCGCGGGCGACCACTGCGGGTGCGATCTCCCTGGCGATCATTTTCGAAGGCGCCTGTTTACCTTGGGCCGGCGGATTGATCGATCGTATCGGCGGGCGCAAGACGTTGACGCTCGGCGGCTTGGTGCTGTTTATCGGCCTCGGTTTCGCGTCGACGATCTCGTCGATTTGGCAGTTTTACTTTTGGATCGGCATCGTCAGCGCGGCGGGCATCGCACTGATCGGCATGGTGCCCCACGTCGCGATCATCACGCGCAATTTTCCCGAACGCAAAGGCACGGCGCTCGGCATCGCCTGGGCCGGCGGCGGTGTCGGCATCGTCATGCTTGTCCCCGTGGCGCAGTTGATGATCGACAAATGGGGTTGGTCGCCCGCCTACATCGGTTTGGCGGCGATCACGAGTTTGTTAGTCATTCCGCCGGTGCTGTATTTTTTACCGCGCGATAATCAAGCCGGCGGACCGCAAGCGAAGGAGACGAACCAGGAGTCAGAAAAAACTTCGGACAGCGACTGGACGGTGAAACGCGCGCTTAGCAATCGCGCGTTTTGGCTGCTGTTCATCGCGCGCACGCTGGCGAGCTTGGGCAATCAAATCATCGTCACGCATCAGATCGCCCACACCGTCGACGTCGGCTATGCCAATGTGTTCGCCGCGTCGATGTTCGGTCTGATGGGCGTGATCAGCATCGGCGGGCGCATCTTGTTCGGCTATCTCGCCGACGTGATGAATCGCCAGATGGTTTTTACCTGGGTGCAGATCATCTCCGCCTTCGGAATTGTCGCGCTGTTGTCGATCCATGACACGTCGATGCCGTGGCTGCTTTACACCTATGCGGTTTGTTACGGCTTGGGCCAAGGCTCGCGCGCCTTGGTCCTGTCGGCGATCTCCGCCGATATTTTTCACGGTAAACATTTCGGCGCGATCTTCGGTTATTTTACTTTTAGCATCGGTCTAGGCGGCGCCATCGGCGCCTGGCTCGGCGGCTATCTTTTCGACGTCACGCACAGTTATGCGATTCCGTTTTGGTTTTCCCTTGCCTGTTTGGTGGTCTCCGTGTTTATCGTGTGGGCGGCGGGCCAAGCCGTCAAAGCTCAATCTGAAAGGAACTAG